In Silene latifolia isolate original U9 population chromosome X, ASM4854445v1, whole genome shotgun sequence, the following proteins share a genomic window:
- the LOC141621182 gene encoding uncharacterized protein LOC141621182, giving the protein MIVDWPPTNSWTSRRGRLDPEAAQARVLGGVPKRSKKEASKLAAASVSTPFSTPVVQKDHVEVIDITEGVVTVAKDPSPQKKRKEPPSASTVAGEKPASAGPPTKRVQTGTDLTCGSDLAGSLDIPDDRLSDVSMHGDMDALCKFFVDPPSAAAVLTERQSGKQPEKAIEKAGDRNVTVDSSAQKIPPTEPVAEGVKIYKRLAKWTQLAGSHIMEQERAMAQTGPLIAKLKLDLSAAKGEAGKAKRDLHAAEKRVGEAEKLLLAERAKVENVDAATAKMMEERDRYKGAYDAVVAKRDEWKDLFQNQAEALRDTQAILAQKEKDIEMLQDDLLPKMCVQFRDQAEKATREAIRKLIPDGFFPWDKFDQLLDEMAIFGRLAA; this is encoded by the coding sequence ATGATCGTAGACTGGCccccaacgaactcatggacaagcAGACGAGGGCGTTTGGATCCGGAGGCGGcccaagcacgggttctcggaggcgtgccgaagagatcaAAGAAAGAAGCGTCCAAGTTGGCGGCGGCGTCAGTGTCTACTCCCTTTTCGACCCCAGTGGTGCAGAAGGATCATGTGGAGGTCATTGACATCACTGAGGgggtggtgaccgttgctaaggatCCTTCTCCtcaaaagaagagaaaagagccaccgtctgcttccaccgttgccggggagaagccTGCCTCAGCCGGCCCTCCAACTAAGAGGGTccaaactggtacggatctaacttgtggttcggatttagccggttcgttggacattcctgatgacagactttctgatgtgtcaatgcatggtgacatggatgctctgtgtaaattttttgtagatccaccatcggcagccgccgttctaaCTGAACGGCAAtcagggaagcagcctgagaaggctattgagaaggcgggtgatagaaatgtcaccgttgactcctcagcTCAGAAGATTCCTCCCACCGAGCCTGTGGCAGAGGGTGTGAAAATatataagaggctggcgaagtggacccaaCTAGCCGGCTCCCATATCATGGAGCAGGAGAGGGCCATGGCCCAAACTGGGCCACTGATCGCAaagcttaagcttgatctctctgctgcgaagggggaagccgggaaggctaagcggGATCTCCATGCTGCCGAGAAGCGTGTGGGGGAAGCTGAGAAGCTGTtattggccgagagggccaaagttgagaatgttgatgccgccactgccaagatgatggaggagcgggacagatATAAGGGCGCTTACGAcgctgtggttgccaagagggacgagtggaaggatctgttccagaaccaggcggaggcgctcagggacacacaggctatccttgctcaaaaggagaaggatattgaaatgcttcaagatgatctcctccctaaaatgtgcgttcaattccgggaccaggccgagaaggcgaccagggaggcaatcagaAAGCTCATCCCCGACGGCttcttcccgtgggataaatttgaccagcTCCTGGATGAGATGGCGATCTTTGGAAGGCTGGCTGCatga